In Cololabis saira isolate AMF1-May2022 chromosome 10, fColSai1.1, whole genome shotgun sequence, a single window of DNA contains:
- the LOC133452546 gene encoding heterogeneous nuclear ribonucleoproteins C1/C2 yields MTAQHTDAMDRSPTNAALMASNVTNKTDPRSLNSRVFIGNLNTLLVTKTDVEAIFAKYGKIVGCSVHKGYAFVQYANERTARAAVGGEDGRMIVGQVLDINLAGEPKPHRSKTTKRSAGDMYSSSSFELDYDFQRDYYDRMYSYPSRVPAPPPPLSRAVIPSKRPRVSLSGGSSRRTKSSFTSSSKSSQRTSSSRTMRVDELQTIKRELTQIKSKVDDLLESLERMEKDHSKKSAKSTKPEPGEVTSPPHSSNKKDDGLKRDRESQDMNDSEEEEEEEEEEEEGDLLEEEEVKSQEREEEEEEEEEGEHVERDDDDGDSVNGDDDS; encoded by the exons TCGTTCACCCACCAACGCCGCCCTGATGGCCAGCAACGTCACCAACAAAACGGACCCGCGTTCGCTCAACTCTCGGGTCTTCATTGGCAACCTCAACACCCTGCTGGTCACCAAGACAGACGTGGAGGCCATCTTCGCCAAATACGGGAAGATCGTGGGCTGCTCCGTCCACAAGGGCTACGCCTTTGTCCAGTACGCCAATGAGAGAACCGCTCGCGCCGCCGTCGGCGGGGAGGACGGCAGAATGATTGTTGGACAAGTGCTTG ACATCAACCTGGCCGGAGAACCCAAACCACACAGGTCAAAAACCACCAAGCGCTCCGCTGGAGACATGTACAG CAGTTCCTCGTTCGAGCTCGACTATGATTTTCAGAGAGATTATTATGACAG AATGTATTCGTACCCGTCTCGTGTCCccgcccctccccctcctctgtCGCGGGCTGTGATCCCGTCCAAACGCCCGCGGGTCAGCCTGAGCGGCGGGAGCAGCCGGCGGACCAAGAGCAGCTTCACCTCTTCCTCCAAGAGCAGTCAGAGGACCTCGTCATCGAGAACGA TGAGAGTGGATGAGCTGCAAACCATCAAGCGGGAGTTAACCCAGATTAAAAGCAAAGTGGATGACCTGCTGGAGAGCCTGGAGCGCATGGAGAAGGACCACAGCAAGAAGTCGG CTAAGAGCACCAAGCCAGAGCCGGGAGAGGTGACTTCACCTCCTCACTCCAGCAACAAGAAGGACGACGGACTGAAGAGAGACAGGGAGAGCCAGGACATGAACGActcagaagaggaagaagaggaggaggaggaggaagaggagggagacctgctggaggaggaagag GTGAAAAGTcaagagagagaggaggaggaagaggaagaagaggaaggcgAGCATGTGGAAAGAGACGATGACGACGGCGACAGTGTGAACGGCGACGATGATTCGTAG